A region from the Mycolicibacterium phlei genome encodes:
- a CDS encoding YbjN domain-containing protein, with amino-acid sequence MTTRDVTQIIEDTLKQNELTYSHFKGAHGGLPGIVVELPGERRLKTNTLLSIGEHSVRIEAFVCRKPDENHEGVYRFLLKRNRRLYGVAYTLDNVGDIYLVGRMSLESVTPEEIDRVLGQVLEAVDTDFNTLLELGFRSSIQKEWEWRVSRGESLKNLRAFAHLIEDDSQDEGESASG; translated from the coding sequence ATGACCACACGGGACGTCACACAGATCATCGAGGACACGCTCAAACAGAACGAGCTGACCTACTCGCACTTCAAGGGCGCCCACGGCGGGCTGCCCGGCATCGTCGTCGAGCTGCCCGGCGAGCGCCGGCTGAAGACCAACACGCTGTTGTCGATCGGCGAGCACTCGGTGCGCATCGAGGCGTTCGTCTGCCGCAAGCCCGACGAGAACCACGAGGGCGTCTACCGCTTTCTGCTCAAACGCAACCGGCGGCTCTACGGCGTCGCCTACACCCTCGACAACGTGGGCGACATCTACCTCGTCGGCCGGATGTCGCTGGAATCGGTGACCCCCGAGGAGATCGACCGGGTGCTCGGCCAGGTGCTCGAGGCCGTCGACACAGACTTCAACACCCTGCTGGAGCTGGGCTTCCGGTCCTCGATCCAGAAGGAGTGGGAGTGGCGGGTCTCGCGCGGCGAGTCGCTGAAGAACCTGCGGGCGTTCGCGCACCTGATCGAGGACGACAGCCAGGATGAGGGCGAATCCGCGTCGGGATAG
- the mshA gene encoding D-inositol-3-phosphate glycosyltransferase yields the protein MRLATDPTRLEALPVPKRVAVLSVHTSPLAQPGTGDAGGMNVYVLQSALHMARRGVEVEIFTRATSSADQPLVRVAPGVTVRNVVAGPFEGLDKYDLPTQLCAFTAGVLRAEATHEPGYYDIVHSHYWLSGQVGWLARDRWAVPLVHTAHTLAAVKNASLAEGDAPEPPLRAVGEQQVVDEADRLIVNTEVEAQQLVSLHNADRDRIDIVHPGVDLATFTPGDRAAARAALGLDPDEQIVAFIGRIQPLKAPDVAMRAVAKLPGVRMVIAGGPSGSGLATPDGLIRLAADLGMSDRVTFLPPQSRENLVNVYRAADLVAVPSYSESFGLVAVEAQACGTPVAAAAVGGLPVAVHDGVSGILVDGHDDGDWAHAIGDLLQRAEGMRAAAVAHAGQFSWDHTVDALLASYGRAIADYRSRHQPVRRTGRRFARRRGVRA from the coding sequence GTGCGCCTAGCAACGGATCCGACCCGTTTGGAAGCCCTGCCGGTCCCGAAACGGGTGGCTGTGTTGTCGGTGCACACCTCGCCGCTGGCCCAGCCCGGCACCGGGGACGCCGGCGGGATGAACGTCTACGTCCTGCAGAGCGCCCTGCACATGGCGCGCCGCGGCGTCGAGGTCGAGATCTTCACCCGCGCGACGTCGTCGGCCGATCAGCCGCTGGTGCGGGTGGCGCCCGGGGTGACGGTGCGCAACGTCGTCGCCGGGCCGTTCGAGGGGCTCGACAAGTACGACCTGCCCACCCAGCTGTGTGCGTTCACCGCGGGCGTGCTGCGCGCCGAAGCCACCCACGAGCCCGGCTACTACGACATCGTGCACTCGCACTACTGGCTGTCCGGACAGGTCGGCTGGCTGGCCCGCGACCGCTGGGCGGTGCCGCTGGTGCACACCGCGCACACGCTGGCCGCGGTGAAGAACGCCTCGCTCGCCGAGGGCGACGCCCCGGAACCACCGCTGCGCGCAGTCGGTGAGCAACAGGTGGTCGACGAGGCCGACCGGCTCATCGTCAACACCGAAGTCGAAGCGCAGCAATTGGTTTCGCTGCACAACGCGGACCGTGACCGGATCGACATCGTGCACCCGGGCGTCGACCTGGCGACCTTCACCCCCGGGGACCGGGCGGCCGCGCGGGCCGCGCTGGGCCTGGATCCCGATGAGCAGATCGTCGCGTTCATCGGGCGTATCCAGCCGCTGAAGGCGCCCGACGTGGCGATGCGGGCGGTTGCCAAACTGCCCGGGGTGCGGATGGTGATCGCCGGCGGACCGTCGGGCAGCGGGCTGGCCACCCCCGACGGGCTGATCCGGCTGGCCGCCGACCTGGGGATGTCGGACCGGGTGACGTTCCTGCCGCCGCAGTCGCGGGAGAACCTGGTCAACGTGTACCGGGCCGCCGATCTGGTGGCGGTGCCGAGCTATTCGGAGTCGTTCGGGCTGGTGGCCGTGGAGGCGCAGGCCTGCGGCACCCCGGTCGCGGCCGCCGCGGTCGGCGGGCTGCCGGTCGCGGTGCACGACGGGGTCAGCGGGATCCTGGTCGACGGCCACGACGACGGGGACTGGGCGCACGCCATCGGCGATCTGCTGCAGCGCGCCGAGGGCATGCGGGCGGCGGCGGTGGCGCACGCCGGTCAGTTCTCCTGGGATCACACCGTCGACGCGCTGCTGGCCAGCTACGGCCGGGCCATCGCCGACTACCGGTCCCGCCACCAGCCGGTGCGGCGCACGGGGCGGCGGTTCGCGCGGCGCAGGGGAGTACGAGCATGA
- a CDS encoding L,D-transpeptidase, with protein sequence MTTRDPSPSINRRRALAVLAVGVVAPGALAACVKKSDGPAGSPAQEEVAAPTVEFTPDADATDVVPTGPVSVKVSDGWFQKVALTNPDGRVVAGALNRDRTEFTVTEPLGYGVEYTWTGSVVGRDGKAVPVEGAFTTVAPSVQVSGRFQLADGQVVGVAAPIILQFDAPISDEYRAEVEKALTVTTEPPVEGSWAWLPDEAEGSRVHWRSREYFPAGTKVHVDAKLYGVPFGEDAYGAQDATLDFEIGRRQVVIAHAPSHRMQVLDGDGNVIMDFPCSYGEGDLDRNVTRSGIHVVTEKYEDFYMTNPAAGYANLRERFAVRISNNGEFIHANPASLGAQGSANVTNGCINLSLENAEQYFHSAIYGDPVEVTGTRIQLSYADGDIWDWAVPWDEWVAMSALTKQARPTEIPDSAPATPSDAPQPAGGEPPR encoded by the coding sequence GTGACCACCCGCGACCCTTCGCCGTCGATCAACCGGCGGCGCGCCCTGGCTGTGCTCGCGGTCGGGGTCGTCGCGCCCGGGGCGCTGGCGGCGTGCGTCAAGAAGTCCGACGGTCCGGCGGGCAGCCCGGCGCAGGAGGAGGTCGCCGCGCCGACGGTGGAGTTCACCCCCGACGCCGACGCCACCGACGTGGTGCCGACCGGGCCGGTGTCGGTCAAGGTCAGCGACGGGTGGTTCCAGAAGGTCGCGCTGACCAACCCGGACGGCCGGGTCGTCGCCGGTGCGCTCAACCGGGACCGCACCGAGTTCACGGTCACCGAACCGCTCGGCTACGGCGTCGAGTACACGTGGACGGGCTCGGTCGTCGGCCGCGACGGCAAGGCGGTGCCGGTGGAGGGCGCGTTCACCACGGTCGCCCCCAGCGTCCAGGTCAGCGGCCGGTTCCAGCTCGCCGACGGGCAGGTCGTCGGGGTCGCCGCGCCGATCATCCTGCAGTTCGACGCCCCGATCAGCGACGAGTACCGCGCCGAGGTCGAGAAGGCGCTCACGGTGACCACCGAGCCGCCGGTGGAGGGCAGCTGGGCGTGGCTGCCCGACGAGGCCGAGGGCTCGCGTGTGCACTGGCGTAGCCGCGAGTACTTCCCGGCCGGCACCAAGGTGCACGTCGACGCGAAGCTCTACGGGGTTCCGTTCGGCGAGGACGCCTACGGTGCGCAGGACGCGACGCTGGACTTCGAGATCGGGCGCCGCCAGGTCGTCATCGCGCACGCGCCGTCGCACCGGATGCAGGTGCTCGACGGCGACGGCAACGTGATCATGGACTTCCCGTGCAGCTACGGCGAGGGCGACCTGGACCGCAACGTCACCCGAAGCGGCATCCACGTCGTCACCGAGAAGTACGAGGACTTCTACATGACCAACCCCGCGGCGGGCTACGCCAACCTGCGGGAGCGGTTCGCCGTGCGGATCTCCAACAACGGCGAGTTCATCCACGCCAACCCGGCCAGCCTGGGTGCGCAGGGCAGCGCCAACGTCACCAACGGCTGCATCAACCTGTCGCTGGAGAACGCCGAGCAGTACTTCCACTCGGCCATCTACGGCGATCCGGTGGAGGTCACCGGAACCCGTATCCAGCTGTCCTACGCCGACGGCGACATCTGGGACTGGGCGGTGCCGTGGGACGAGTGGGTGGCGATGTCGGCGCTGACCAAGCAGGCCCGGCCCACCGAGATTCCGGACTCGGCTCCGGCGACGCCGTCGGACGCCCCGCAGCCAGCCGGCGGCGAGCCGCCGAGATAG
- a CDS encoding SDR family oxidoreductase: MSTSRTDRRVAVVTGASAGIGEATAKTLAAQGFHVVCVARREAPIKALAEEIGGTAIVADVTDQQAVSRLADALDRVDVLVNNAGGARGLDPVAEANLEHWRWMWEANVLGTLMVTKALLPKLIDSGDGLIVTVTSIAALEVYDGGAGYTSAKHAQGVLHRTLRSELLGKPVRLTEVAPGMVKTDFSLNRFEGDAERADKVYEGVTPLVAEDIAEVIGFVASRPSHVDLDLIVVRPRDQVTGAAGSRFNRRTS; encoded by the coding sequence GTGAGTACGTCTCGAACCGACCGCCGAGTGGCGGTAGTCACCGGCGCCAGCGCTGGAATTGGTGAAGCAACCGCGAAAACCCTTGCTGCGCAGGGCTTTCACGTCGTCTGCGTGGCCCGCCGCGAGGCCCCGATCAAGGCCCTGGCCGAGGAGATCGGTGGCACCGCGATTGTGGCGGACGTCACAGACCAGCAGGCCGTGTCCCGGCTGGCCGACGCGCTGGACCGGGTTGACGTGCTGGTCAACAACGCCGGCGGCGCCCGCGGTCTGGACCCCGTAGCCGAGGCCAACCTGGAGCACTGGCGGTGGATGTGGGAGGCCAACGTGCTGGGCACGCTGATGGTCACCAAGGCCCTGCTGCCCAAGCTGATCGACTCCGGCGACGGGCTGATCGTCACGGTCACCTCGATCGCCGCGCTGGAGGTCTACGACGGCGGCGCCGGCTACACCTCCGCCAAGCACGCCCAGGGCGTGCTGCACCGCACGCTGCGCAGTGAGCTGCTCGGAAAGCCGGTGCGGCTCACCGAGGTTGCGCCCGGCATGGTGAAAACGGACTTCTCGCTGAACCGGTTCGAGGGCGACGCCGAACGCGCCGACAAGGTGTACGAGGGGGTCACCCCGCTGGTCGCCGAGGACATCGCCGAGGTGATCGGGTTCGTCGCCAGCCGCCCGTCGCACGTCGACCTGGACCTCATCGTGGTCCGCCCGCGCGACCAGGTCACCGGGGCCGCAGGCTCGCGGTTCAACCGCCGCACCTCCTGA
- a CDS encoding phosphoglyceromutase, with amino-acid sequence MGESTLILLRHGESEWNEKNLFTGWVDVDLTEKGRAEAVRAGELIKELDRQPDVLYTSLLRRAITTANIALDKADRHWIPVHRDWRLNERHYGALQGLNKAETKEKYGEEQFMAWRRSYDTPPPPIEPGSTYSQDGDPRYADLPGGPPRTECLKDVVARFVPYFEQTIVPDLRAGKTVLIAAHGNSLRALVKYLDNMSDEDIVGLNIPTGIPLRYDLDDNLKPVVAGGTYLDPEAAAAGAAAVASQGGK; translated from the coding sequence ATGGGTGAAAGCACGCTGATCCTGCTCCGCCACGGCGAGAGCGAGTGGAACGAGAAGAACCTGTTCACCGGCTGGGTGGACGTCGACCTCACCGAGAAGGGTCGCGCCGAGGCGGTGCGCGCCGGCGAGCTGATCAAGGAACTCGATCGCCAGCCCGACGTGCTCTACACCTCGCTGCTGCGGCGTGCGATCACCACCGCCAACATCGCGCTGGACAAGGCCGACCGGCACTGGATCCCGGTGCACCGCGACTGGCGGCTCAACGAACGCCACTACGGCGCGCTGCAGGGCCTGAACAAGGCCGAGACCAAGGAGAAGTACGGCGAGGAGCAGTTCATGGCGTGGCGGCGCAGCTACGACACCCCGCCGCCGCCGATCGAGCCGGGCAGCACCTACAGCCAGGACGGCGACCCGCGCTACGCCGACCTGCCGGGCGGTCCGCCGCGCACCGAGTGCCTCAAGGATGTGGTGGCGCGGTTCGTGCCGTACTTCGAGCAGACGATCGTGCCGGACCTGCGCGCCGGGAAGACGGTGCTGATCGCCGCGCACGGCAACTCGCTGCGCGCGCTGGTCAAGTACCTCGACAACATGTCCGACGAGGACATCGTCGGCCTCAACATCCCGACCGGCATCCCGCTGCGCTACGACCTCGACGACAACCTCAAGCCGGTCGTCGCCGGCGGCACCTACCTGGATCCGGAGGCCGCGGCCGCGGGGGCGGCGGCGGTCGCCTCCCAGGGCGGTAAGTAA
- the regX gene encoding two-component sensory transduction protein RegX produces MTSVLIVEDEESLADPLAFLLRKEGFEATVVGDGPSALAEFERSGADIVLLDLMLPGMSGTDVCKQLRMRSSVPVIMVTARDSEIDKVVGLELGADDYVTKPYSARELIARIRAVLRRGADNDDHAANDGVLEVGPVRMDVERHVVSVNGQPITLPLKEFDLLEYLMRNSGRVLTRGQLIDRVWGADYVGDTKTLDVHVKRLRSKIEEDPANPVHLITVRGLGYKLEG; encoded by the coding sequence ATGACCAGTGTGCTGATCGTGGAGGACGAGGAGTCCTTGGCCGATCCCCTGGCCTTTCTGTTGCGCAAAGAGGGTTTCGAGGCCACCGTGGTGGGCGACGGACCGTCGGCACTGGCCGAATTCGAGCGCTCCGGCGCCGACATCGTGCTGCTCGACCTGATGCTGCCGGGGATGAGCGGCACCGACGTCTGCAAGCAATTGCGGATGCGCTCAAGCGTTCCCGTGATCATGGTGACCGCCCGCGACAGTGAGATCGACAAGGTGGTGGGCCTGGAACTGGGTGCCGACGACTACGTCACCAAACCGTACTCGGCGCGTGAGCTGATCGCCCGGATCCGCGCGGTGCTGCGCCGCGGCGCCGACAACGACGACCACGCGGCCAATGACGGGGTGCTGGAGGTCGGGCCGGTCCGGATGGACGTCGAGCGCCACGTTGTGTCGGTCAACGGTCAGCCGATCACGTTGCCGCTCAAGGAGTTCGACCTGCTCGAGTACCTGATGCGCAACAGCGGCCGGGTGCTGACCCGCGGCCAGCTGATCGACCGGGTGTGGGGCGCCGACTACGTCGGCGACACCAAGACCCTCGATGTTCACGTCAAGCGGCTGCGCTCCAAGATCGAGGAGGACCCCGCCAACCCGGTGCACCTGATCACCGTGCGCGGGCTCGGCTACAAGCTCGAAGGCTGA
- a CDS encoding sensor histidine kinase encodes MSVVSALLLAAVVALLALATGAALGATLAPRLAARRRRRATKQAGITVSQMLAHIASGSPTGIVVVDRFRDVVYANDQARELGLVRDRLLDDRIWQAAERTLISGQPTDVDLESDHRTARGRSRLAVRGYVRLLTEEDRRFAVVYMHDQSEHARMEATRRDFVANVSHELKTPVGAMAVLAEALLASADDPDTVRHFAEKMVAEATRLGNMVGELIELSRLQGAEPLPDLEAVDVDTVVAEALSRYKVAADNANIEITTDAPTGFRVLGDQTLLVTALANLVSNAIAYSPHGSSVSISRRRRGDFIEIAVTDRGIGIAREDQERVFERFFRVDKARSRATGGTGLGLAIVKHVAANHNGSIRLWSQPGTGSTFTLSIPAYPDQDNGSAEREDEQGK; translated from the coding sequence GTGAGTGTCGTTTCGGCACTGCTGCTCGCAGCGGTGGTCGCACTGCTCGCCCTGGCGACCGGTGCGGCGCTCGGGGCGACGCTGGCGCCCCGGCTGGCCGCGCGCAGGCGGCGCCGAGCCACCAAGCAGGCCGGCATCACGGTGTCGCAGATGCTGGCGCACATCGCGTCGGGTTCGCCGACAGGGATCGTGGTGGTCGACCGGTTCCGTGACGTGGTCTACGCCAACGACCAGGCCCGTGAGCTGGGCCTGGTCCGCGACCGGCTGCTCGACGACCGGATCTGGCAGGCCGCCGAGCGCACCCTGATCAGCGGCCAGCCCACCGACGTCGACCTGGAGTCCGACCACCGCACCGCCCGCGGCCGCTCCCGGCTGGCGGTGCGCGGGTACGTGCGGCTGCTGACCGAGGAGGACCGCCGGTTCGCGGTGGTCTACATGCACGATCAGTCCGAGCACGCCCGCATGGAGGCCACCCGGCGCGACTTCGTGGCTAACGTCAGCCACGAGCTCAAGACCCCCGTCGGGGCGATGGCGGTGCTGGCCGAGGCGCTGTTGGCCTCCGCCGACGACCCCGACACCGTCCGCCACTTCGCCGAGAAGATGGTCGCCGAGGCCACCCGGCTGGGAAACATGGTCGGCGAGCTGATCGAGCTGTCGCGGCTGCAGGGCGCCGAACCGCTGCCCGATCTCGAAGCCGTCGACGTCGACACCGTGGTCGCCGAGGCGCTGTCGCGGTACAAGGTGGCCGCCGACAACGCCAACATCGAGATCACCACCGACGCGCCCACCGGTTTCCGCGTGCTCGGCGACCAGACGCTGTTGGTCACCGCGTTGGCCAACTTGGTGTCCAACGCGATCGCCTACTCGCCGCACGGCTCGTCGGTGTCGATCAGCAGGCGCCGTCGCGGCGATTTCATCGAGATCGCCGTCACCGACCGCGGTATCGGCATCGCCCGCGAAGACCAGGAGCGGGTGTTCGAGAGGTTCTTCCGCGTCGACAAGGCGCGGTCCCGGGCCACCGGTGGCACCGGGCTCGGGTTGGCGATCGTCAAGCACGTCGCCGCCAACCACAACGGATCGATCCGGCTGTGGAGCCAGCCGGGAACGGGATCGACGTTCACACTGTCGATTCCGGCCTACCCCGACCAGGACAACGGGTCGGCTGAACGAGAGGACGAGCAAGGTAAATGA
- a CDS encoding Ppx/GppA phosphatase family protein → MRLGVLDVGSNTVHLLVVDARRGGHPTPMSSTKASLRLAEAIDGEGKITRKGADKLVSTIDEFARIATSSGCAELMAFATSAVRDATNSEELLARVREQTGVELKVLSGVDESRLTFLAVRRWYGWSAGRIINIDIGGGSLELSNGVDEEPEVALSLPLGAGRLTREWLPDDPPGRRRVAMLRDWLATELADAGAEILKAGAPDLAVATSKTFRSLARLTGAAPSGAGPRVKRTLTATGLRQVIAFISRMTAADRAELEGVSADRAPQIVAGALVAEASMKALGIETVDICPWALREGLILRRLDSEADANGFVGVDGSADDPASVQTIVRNA, encoded by the coding sequence GTGCGATTAGGCGTGCTCGATGTGGGCAGCAATACGGTCCACCTTCTGGTGGTGGACGCGCGCCGTGGTGGCCATCCGACGCCGATGAGTTCGACGAAGGCCTCGCTGCGGCTGGCCGAGGCCATCGACGGTGAGGGCAAGATCACCCGCAAGGGCGCCGACAAGCTCGTCAGCACCATCGACGAATTCGCCAGGATCGCCACGAGTTCCGGATGTGCCGAGCTTATGGCGTTCGCCACATCGGCGGTGCGCGACGCGACGAACTCCGAGGAGCTGCTGGCCCGGGTGCGCGAACAGACCGGGGTCGAGCTCAAGGTGCTCAGCGGGGTCGACGAGTCGCGGCTGACGTTTCTGGCGGTGCGCCGCTGGTACGGCTGGAGCGCCGGACGGATCATCAACATCGACATCGGTGGCGGGTCGCTGGAGCTGTCCAACGGTGTCGACGAGGAACCCGAGGTGGCGCTGTCGCTGCCGCTGGGTGCGGGCCGGCTGACCCGGGAGTGGCTGCCCGACGATCCGCCGGGCCGGCGCCGTGTGGCGATGCTGCGCGACTGGCTGGCCACCGAGCTGGCCGACGCGGGCGCGGAGATCCTCAAGGCCGGCGCGCCCGACCTGGCCGTGGCAACCTCGAAGACGTTCCGTTCGCTGGCCCGGCTGACCGGTGCGGCCCCGTCCGGGGCGGGCCCGCGGGTCAAGCGGACGCTGACGGCCACCGGATTAAGGCAAGTCATAGCTTTCATCTCTAGGATGACCGCGGCCGACCGTGCGGAGTTGGAAGGGGTGAGTGCCGATCGGGCGCCACAGATCGTGGCAGGCGCACTAGTTGCTGAGGCAAGTATGAAGGCCCTCGGCATCGAGACCGTCGACATCTGCCCCTGGGCGTTGCGGGAGGGGCTGATTCTGCGGAGACTCGACAGCGAAGCCGACGCTAACGGATTCGTCGGTGTCGACGGCTCTGCCGATGATCCGGCCTCGGTGCAGACGATCGTGCGCAATGCTTGA
- a CDS encoding sugar phosphate isomerase/epimerase family protein, producing MRPAIKVGLSTASVYPLKAEAAFEYAARLGYDGVELMVWAESVSQDIDAVAELSRRYDVPVLSVHAPCLLISQRVWGSDPIPKLERSVRAAEQLGAQTVVVHPPFRWQRRYAEGFSDQVAELEASSDVMIAVENMFPFRADRFFGAGQSSIERMRKRGGKPGPGFSAFAPSYDPLDGGHAHYTLDLSHTATAGTDAIDMARRMGDGLVHLHLADGTGASTDEHLVPGRGTQPTAEICEMLAASDFSGHVVLEVTTSGARTSAEREALLVESLQFARAHLLR from the coding sequence GTGCGTCCCGCCATCAAGGTTGGTCTGTCGACCGCCTCGGTCTATCCGCTGAAGGCCGAGGCGGCCTTCGAGTACGCGGCCCGGCTCGGCTACGACGGTGTCGAGCTGATGGTCTGGGCCGAGAGCGTCAGCCAGGACATCGACGCCGTCGCCGAGCTGTCCCGCCGCTACGACGTGCCGGTGCTGTCGGTGCACGCGCCGTGCCTGCTGATCTCCCAACGGGTGTGGGGTTCGGACCCGATCCCCAAACTCGAGCGCAGCGTGCGCGCCGCCGAACAGCTGGGCGCCCAGACCGTCGTCGTGCACCCGCCGTTCCGCTGGCAGCGCCGCTACGCCGAGGGGTTCTCCGATCAGGTCGCCGAGCTGGAGGCCTCCAGCGACGTGATGATCGCGGTGGAGAACATGTTCCCGTTCCGCGCCGACCGCTTCTTCGGGGCGGGCCAGAGCTCGATCGAGCGGATGCGCAAACGCGGCGGCAAGCCGGGGCCCGGGTTCTCGGCGTTCGCCCCGTCCTACGACCCGCTCGACGGCGGGCATGCCCACTACACCCTCGACCTGTCGCACACCGCGACCGCGGGCACCGACGCGATCGACATGGCGCGGCGGATGGGCGACGGCCTGGTGCACCTGCATCTGGCCGACGGCACCGGCGCCTCCACCGACGAGCACCTGGTGCCGGGCCGGGGCACGCAGCCGACAGCGGAGATCTGCGAGATGCTGGCCGCCAGCGACTTCAGCGGGCACGTGGTGCTCGAGGTGACCACCTCCGGCGCCCGCACCTCCGCCGAACGCGAGGCGCTGCTGGTCGAGTCGTTGCAGTTCGCCCGCGCGCACCTGCTGCGCTGA
- a CDS encoding ROK family protein: MSTPTSTLSAKPAVRRTAHAKRPLVAAPRLPQARTRIVAPSLKVADAAAAQVFAAARLRGPIARDVIAQSTGLSIATVNRQVTSLLEAGVLRERADLAVSGAIGRPRVPVEVNHEPFLTLGIHIGARTTSIVATDLLGRTLDVVETPTPRGAQSAALASLANSARRYLSRWHRRRPLWVGVASGGVVDSITGYLDHPRLGWSDAPVGPVLADALGLPVSVASHVDAMAGAELLLGGRKQPATDTFKATERTSLYVYARETVGYALSIGGRVHSPASGPGTIAALPTQSELLGGSGQLESTVSDEAVLIAARKARIIPVEGPGSTLQALLKVARGGNEKAQELLTERARVLGEAVALLRDMLNPDELVVGGQAFTEYPEGMAEVEAAFARRSVMPAREIRLTAFGNRVQEAGAGVVSLGGIYADPIGAMRRAQPRRPEATA; the protein is encoded by the coding sequence ATGTCGACTCCCACCAGCACCCTTTCCGCCAAGCCCGCCGTCCGTCGCACCGCGCACGCCAAGCGCCCGCTGGTGGCCGCACCCCGCCTGCCGCAGGCCCGCACCCGCATCGTCGCGCCGTCGCTGAAGGTCGCCGACGCCGCCGCCGCGCAGGTGTTCGCCGCCGCCCGGCTGCGCGGCCCGATCGCCCGCGACGTGATCGCGCAGAGCACCGGGCTCAGCATCGCCACCGTCAACCGTCAGGTGACCTCCCTGCTCGAGGCCGGGGTGCTGCGGGAACGCGCTGACCTGGCGGTTTCCGGTGCGATCGGTCGGCCCCGGGTTCCGGTCGAGGTCAACCACGAGCCGTTCCTGACGCTGGGCATCCACATCGGCGCCCGCACCACCAGCATCGTCGCCACCGACCTGCTGGGCCGCACCCTCGACGTCGTCGAGACCCCGACGCCGCGGGGCGCCCAGTCCGCCGCGCTGGCGTCGCTGGCCAACAGCGCCCGCCGCTACCTGAGCCGCTGGCACCGCCGCCGCCCGCTGTGGGTGGGCGTGGCCTCCGGTGGTGTCGTCGACAGCATCACCGGCTACCTCGACCACCCGCGCCTGGGCTGGTCGGACGCCCCGGTGGGGCCGGTGCTCGCCGACGCGCTCGGGCTGCCTGTGTCGGTGGCCTCGCACGTCGACGCGATGGCCGGAGCCGAGCTGCTGCTCGGCGGTCGCAAGCAGCCGGCCACCGACACCTTCAAGGCCACTGAGCGCACCAGCCTCTACGTCTACGCCCGCGAGACCGTCGGCTACGCGCTGTCGATCGGCGGGCGGGTGCACTCGCCGGCCAGCGGTCCGGGCACCATCGCCGCACTGCCCACCCAGTCCGAATTGCTCGGCGGCAGCGGCCAATTGGAGTCGACGGTGAGTGACGAGGCGGTGCTGATCGCCGCCCGCAAGGCGCGCATCATCCCGGTGGAGGGACCGGGGTCGACGCTGCAGGCGCTGCTGAAGGTGGCCCGCGGCGGCAACGAGAAGGCCCAGGAGCTGCTGACCGAGCGCGCCCGGGTGCTCGGCGAGGCCGTCGCGCTGCTTCGCGACATGCTCAACCCCGACGAGCTCGTCGTCGGCGGCCAGGCGTTCACCGAGTATCCGGAGGGGATGGCCGAGGTCGAGGCCGCGTTCGCGCGCCGCTCGGTGATGCCCGCCCGCGAGATCCGGCTGACCGCGTTCGGCAACCGGGTGCAGGAGGCCGGCGCCGGCGTGGTGTCGCTCGGCGGGATCTACGCCGACCCGATCGGCGCGATGCGCCGCGCGCAGCCGCGCCGGCCCGAAGCCACCGCCTGA